The uncultured Cohaesibacter sp. genome window below encodes:
- a CDS encoding ABC transporter substrate-binding protein, whose amino-acid sequence MKRTKLTRLAATAALSVLATGAFSVVASAKDDITFLNWVTAEPSNAAIVQGLIDQTGVKVNVLSSSWGDMQKNVFLRVRTKQDLDVYQSSAKWLPTFAQLPNLVDFNELYGKDYLESMFPAAVLAAGQFKGKQYGMPWNIGSISLVSNKAVLSAAGVEETPKTLDAFVADLKKVKAADPESTPYAMMTKDNNLISSDFQLWLWAHGGAIFDENDNLTINSDATVATLDFMKGLIDDKLASLDTDRGAARRQFGQGKTAFYFDAPVAKGFARDFSGQGEAYDVNVYPIETPVLKEGMTSHSMEWGHLLIMLKTDAAKVDGAFSKDSPAAKFVSGLTMNDAVQLEYFAKLGAIPVTSTARANEAVTSDQFIVDWNNSLGLPKRNELSPLKNSSNYVAVVSEEVQSVILGKKDARTAAADMEQRIKRIMN is encoded by the coding sequence ATGAAAAGAACAAAGCTTACCAGACTGGCAGCGACGGCTGCGCTGTCGGTTCTGGCCACTGGCGCATTCTCTGTTGTGGCTTCGGCCAAGGACGACATTACCTTTCTCAATTGGGTCACGGCCGAACCCAGCAACGCGGCCATTGTGCAGGGATTGATTGATCAGACCGGCGTCAAGGTCAATGTCTTGTCCAGTTCCTGGGGGGACATGCAGAAGAATGTCTTCCTGCGCGTGCGCACCAAGCAGGACCTCGATGTCTATCAGAGTTCGGCCAAATGGTTGCCGACCTTTGCCCAGTTGCCAAATCTTGTCGATTTCAATGAATTGTACGGCAAGGACTATCTGGAAAGCATGTTCCCGGCCGCAGTGCTGGCTGCGGGTCAGTTCAAGGGCAAGCAATATGGCATGCCGTGGAATATCGGCTCCATCAGCCTTGTCTCCAACAAGGCGGTGTTGTCGGCCGCTGGCGTAGAAGAGACGCCCAAGACCCTTGATGCCTTTGTTGCCGATCTCAAAAAGGTCAAGGCGGCTGATCCTGAAAGCACGCCCTATGCCATGATGACCAAAGACAACAACCTGATCTCTTCAGATTTCCAGCTCTGGCTCTGGGCGCATGGTGGTGCCATCTTCGATGAGAATGACAATCTGACCATCAATTCCGATGCCACAGTGGCAACGCTCGATTTCATGAAAGGCCTGATCGACGACAAGCTTGCGTCTCTTGATACAGACCGTGGCGCGGCAAGACGTCAGTTCGGGCAGGGCAAGACCGCCTTCTATTTCGATGCGCCGGTCGCAAAGGGCTTTGCTCGCGATTTCTCCGGTCAGGGTGAAGCCTATGATGTCAACGTCTATCCGATCGAGACGCCTGTTCTCAAGGAAGGCATGACATCGCATTCGATGGAATGGGGTCATTTGCTGATCATGCTGAAAACCGACGCAGCCAAAGTCGATGGAGCCTTTTCCAAGGATAGCCCTGCGGCCAAATTTGTCTCGGGTCTCACCATGAATGATGCGGTGCAGCTTGAATATTTTGCCAAGCTTGGTGCCATTCCCGTGACCAGCACAGCTCGGGCCAATGAAGCGGTGACCAGCGACCAGTTCATTGTCGACTGGAACAATTCTCTCGGCTTGCCAAAACGCAACGAATTGTCTCCACTGAAAAACAGCTCCAACTATGTAGCCGTTGTCAGCGAGGAAGTGCAGTCGGTCATTCTGGGTAAAAAGGACGCCAGAACAGCTGCCGCTGACATGGAACAGCGCATCAAGCGGATCATGAACTAG
- a CDS encoding LysR family transcriptional regulator produces MDRPDIPLNALRTFEATARQGSFTSAAIELRVTQAAVSHQIARLEDLLGFQLFHRTRGGLSLTSEAEMLLPVLTGSLDRIGGMLDRFQGKRFEETLNVGVVTTFAVGWLLGQLEAFESEHPGIRIRVFTNNNRVNIAQEGLDAAIRFGDGRWPGLEATPLMTTPLTPLCAPSVAARLAGPESLYDQTLLRTYRSDEWPLWFSKVGLVPPLIEEPVFDSSVAMADLVASGYGIALLPIRMFESRLAAGDLVRCFDEEIITGSYWLTRLSQKDPSPAYGEFEAWLIKATKATSALRSGQAERNGL; encoded by the coding sequence ATGGATCGTCCTGATATTCCTCTCAATGCTTTGCGGACCTTTGAGGCGACGGCTCGGCAAGGCAGTTTCACAAGTGCCGCCATCGAGCTGCGTGTCACCCAGGCGGCGGTCAGCCACCAGATTGCGCGGCTGGAAGACCTGCTCGGCTTTCAGCTATTTCACCGCACGCGAGGCGGGCTTTCTCTGACGTCTGAAGCCGAAATGCTGCTGCCCGTGCTCACCGGCAGTCTCGACCGGATCGGTGGAATGCTCGACCGGTTTCAGGGCAAGCGCTTTGAGGAAACGCTGAATGTCGGCGTTGTGACTACCTTTGCCGTTGGCTGGCTTCTGGGGCAGTTGGAGGCGTTTGAAAGCGAACATCCCGGTATCCGCATCCGGGTGTTCACCAACAACAACCGCGTCAATATCGCGCAGGAGGGACTGGACGCGGCCATCCGCTTCGGGGATGGCCGATGGCCGGGGCTGGAGGCAACGCCACTGATGACGACGCCACTGACCCCCCTTTGTGCACCGTCCGTTGCGGCCAGATTGGCTGGCCCGGAAAGCCTCTATGACCAGACCTTGCTGCGGACCTATCGTTCCGATGAATGGCCGCTGTGGTTCAGCAAGGTCGGGCTGGTCCCGCCACTCATCGAGGAGCCGGTTTTCGACTCGTCCGTGGCCATGGCGGATCTGGTTGCCAGCGGCTATGGCATTGCCTTGCTGCCAATTCGAATGTTTGAGAGTCGGTTGGCCGCGGGGGATCTGGTGCGGTGCTTTGACGAGGAAATCATCACGGGCAGCTATTGGCTGACCCGGCTGTCACAGAAGGATCCGAGCCCGGCTTATGGCGAGTTCGAGGCATGGCTGATAAAGGCCACAAAGGCGACCTCAGCACTCCGGTCGGGGCAGGCCGAGCGCAACGGCCTTTGA
- the bla gene encoding class A beta-lactamase: MRKTRLSSLNGVLLAVALCITASGTAIAQDLKQTITNWESRLGARIGVTLRATPSDSIFTYKADQRFPMASTFKALMCGAVLARVNAGSVSLSDRVTYRADQLQSYSPITKDHVESGMSVADLCEAAITLSDNTAANLMLEKVDGPSGLTAFLRSIGNEMTRLDRWEPDLNEGTEGDPRDTTTPDAMALSLSQLLFGDTLQPASADRLKQWMINDKVASTLIRPHLPEGWIIGDKTGTGGNGARGIVAFLQKPDGKSYVTAIYVTATDAAIALRNEAISDIGRAVVEEIRAH, encoded by the coding sequence ATGAGAAAGACACGTCTGTCGTCTCTCAACGGCGTCCTGTTGGCTGTCGCGCTCTGCATCACCGCATCGGGCACAGCCATTGCGCAGGATCTCAAACAGACCATCACAAATTGGGAAAGCCGTCTCGGAGCCCGCATTGGCGTCACGTTGCGCGCAACCCCATCCGACAGCATCTTTACCTATAAAGCCGACCAGCGCTTTCCCATGGCCAGCACCTTCAAGGCCCTGATGTGCGGTGCCGTGCTCGCCCGAGTGAATGCCGGCAGCGTCAGCCTTTCAGACCGAGTGACCTATCGAGCCGATCAGCTCCAGTCCTATTCCCCCATCACCAAGGACCATGTGGAGAGTGGAATGTCCGTTGCCGATCTGTGCGAAGCCGCCATCACGCTCAGCGACAACACCGCTGCCAACCTGATGCTGGAAAAAGTGGATGGTCCCAGCGGACTGACCGCGTTTCTGCGCTCTATCGGCAATGAAATGACCCGTCTGGATCGCTGGGAACCAGATCTCAATGAAGGGACTGAAGGGGACCCGCGAGATACCACAACGCCCGACGCCATGGCTTTGTCCCTGTCACAGCTCCTGTTCGGCGACACCCTGCAACCGGCGTCCGCTGACCGTCTCAAACAATGGATGATCAACGACAAGGTGGCCAGCACCCTGATCCGCCCCCATCTGCCCGAGGGCTGGATCATAGGCGACAAGACCGGAACCGGCGGCAACGGCGCACGTGGCATCGTTGCCTTTCTGCAGAAGCCGGATGGCAAATCCTATGTGACCGCCATCTACGTCACGGCAACCGACGCCGCCATCGCCTTGCGCAACGAGGCCATTTCGGACATCGGGCGGGCCGTGGTCGAGGAAATCCGGGCACACTAG
- a CDS encoding TrmO family methyltransferase — protein sequence MPFFRPYPFELTPIGKIWRAESKPMPSASPAYPDHDREYTLELDAVFYEGCFGLDTISHLTVLYWLRDADRSVLKSNPPDGGDSIGIFASLSEDRPNPIGLGTAAIIRIEKNLIHVRGSIDCQSGSTLLDLRPRFSWQPAPDEAVLPLDAGP from the coding sequence ATGCCATTTTTCAGACCATACCCCTTCGAACTGACCCCGATCGGCAAGATCTGGCGAGCCGAAAGCAAACCAATGCCATCCGCATCACCTGCCTATCCGGACCATGATCGGGAGTATACGCTCGAACTGGACGCCGTCTTCTATGAAGGCTGCTTCGGGCTCGACACGATCAGCCATCTGACGGTTCTCTACTGGCTGCGTGATGCTGATCGGTCCGTTCTCAAGAGCAATCCGCCCGACGGTGGCGACAGCATCGGAATTTTTGCCTCGCTCTCGGAGGATCGCCCCAACCCGATTGGCTTGGGCACCGCCGCCATCATCCGTATCGAAAAGAACCTTATCCACGTTCGGGGGAGCATCGACTGCCAAAGCGGCTCTACGCTCCTTGATCTGAGGCCACGCTTTTCCTGGCAGCCAGCGCCGGATGAAGCGGTCCTGCCGCTTGATGCAGGCCCATAG
- a CDS encoding sugar ABC transporter permease, with amino-acid sequence MVMVSDKTAMAGRKRGSLKRADRLFAYAILVPAMIAFGVMVAYPFIDAMSMAFYQYTIYDVEPTFIGFENFVTILTDPYVLGSWVTTAIFVVGTTLLTMVLGLCWALLMYQDFRGRGVLRTMTLLPWILPSTVSAFIWAWMLNGKYGIVNVILLSIGIVSEPVQFLSNDVGAMMAVILTRAWISIPLFMSFFLAGLQGMDFQQIEAARIVGASNFTIVRRLILPHLKPVFLVTGALGMIGNLQQFDIIYALTGGGPVRATSVLSIEVFRQAFENWDLGMASAIGVLWVFTLMPIVVYYLRSLFKED; translated from the coding sequence ATGGTCATGGTTTCAGACAAGACAGCTATGGCTGGTCGGAAAAGGGGCAGCCTCAAACGGGCAGACAGGCTCTTTGCCTATGCCATTCTGGTGCCGGCAATGATCGCCTTCGGTGTGATGGTGGCCTATCCGTTCATCGACGCCATGTCCATGGCCTTCTATCAATATACGATTTACGACGTGGAGCCGACTTTCATCGGCTTTGAAAACTTCGTCACCATTCTGACAGACCCTTACGTTTTGGGCTCCTGGGTGACAACCGCGATCTTCGTGGTCGGCACAACGCTGCTGACCATGGTTCTCGGGCTATGCTGGGCCTTGCTGATGTATCAGGATTTTCGCGGGCGCGGTGTCTTGCGCACCATGACGCTGTTGCCATGGATCCTGCCGTCGACCGTTTCGGCCTTCATCTGGGCGTGGATGCTGAATGGCAAATATGGCATCGTCAATGTCATCCTGCTGAGCATCGGCATTGTCAGTGAGCCGGTTCAGTTTCTTTCCAACGACGTGGGCGCCATGATGGCGGTGATCCTGACCCGTGCGTGGATATCCATTCCTCTGTTCATGTCCTTCTTCCTTGCCGGGCTGCAAGGCATGGACTTCCAGCAGATCGAGGCGGCCCGGATCGTCGGGGCTTCCAATTTTACCATCGTTCGCAGGCTGATCCTGCCGCATCTCAAGCCGGTGTTTCTGGTTACCGGTGCCCTCGGCATGATCGGCAACCTGCAACAGTTCGACATCATCTATGCCCTGACGGGCGGCGGCCCGGTCCGCGCCACCTCGGTGTTGTCGATTGAAGTGTTCCGGCAGGCCTTCGAGAACTGGGATCTGGGCATGGCCAGCGCCATTGGCGTGCTGTGGGTGTTCACCCTTATGCCGATCGTTGTCTACTATCTGCGCAGCTTGTTCAAGGAGGACTGA
- a CDS encoding carbohydrate ABC transporter permease, translating into MFELRTWKEKLGFSFLLVLIAFFLFFPVYWALISAFKDNGELYSLQPTLFPAHPFLGHFVSAIMDGNILLQLGNSLITSSSSALLNAILAALAGYSFAKFDYPVKKPLMLLILSAQMFPFGVLLISIYPMLQAVGLLDTRLGLTISYIVFALPVSTYMMYSYFKQVPNELIEAAKVDGASNFKIFRRIVMPISLPAFITVTLYAFMWSWNDLLYSMTLITSEENRTIGPGLLLRYINENNADWGGAMAASFLAAAPVVLVFAILQKQFIGGVTSGAVK; encoded by the coding sequence ATGTTTGAACTGCGTACGTGGAAAGAGAAACTCGGATTTTCCTTCCTGCTGGTGCTGATCGCCTTCTTTCTTTTCTTTCCGGTCTACTGGGCGCTGATCAGTGCCTTCAAGGACAATGGCGAGCTGTACAGCCTGCAACCGACGCTGTTTCCCGCTCATCCCTTTCTGGGCCATTTCGTTTCTGCCATCATGGATGGGAATATCCTGCTGCAACTGGGCAACTCGCTGATCACGTCGAGTTCCTCGGCTCTGCTCAATGCCATTCTGGCAGCACTGGCGGGCTATTCCTTCGCCAAGTTCGACTATCCGGTCAAGAAGCCGTTGATGCTGTTGATCCTGTCGGCTCAGATGTTTCCCTTCGGTGTGCTGTTGATCTCGATTTATCCGATGCTTCAGGCTGTTGGGCTGCTCGATACACGGCTCGGTTTGACGATCTCCTATATCGTCTTTGCCCTGCCGGTCTCGACCTACATGATGTATAGCTATTTCAAGCAGGTGCCCAATGAGCTCATAGAGGCGGCAAAGGTTGACGGTGCCAGCAATTTCAAGATCTTCCGGCGTATCGTCATGCCGATTTCCCTGCCGGCGTTCATCACGGTGACGCTCTATGCCTTCATGTGGTCGTGGAATGATCTGCTCTATTCTATGACGTTGATCACATCCGAAGAAAATAGAACCATTGGACCGGGCCTGCTGCTTCGTTATATCAACGAGAATAACGCCGACTGGGGCGGGGCGATGGCCGCTTCCTTCCTGGCCGCCGCGCCGGTTGTGCTGGTGTTTGCCATCCTGCAAAAGCAGTTCATCGGTGGCGTGACATCGGGCGCAGTGAAATAG
- the ugpC gene encoding sn-glycerol-3-phosphate ABC transporter ATP-binding protein UgpC has translation MADVKLETVVKRFGAVETIHGVDLDIKNGEFIVFVGPSGCGKSTLLRLIAGLEEVTEGEIFIDGDCVTDAKASARGIAMVFQSYALYPHMTVYENMSFGLEVAGKSKEFIEARVNEAAEILKLNELLDRKPRQLSGGQRQRVAIGRTIVRQPKVFLFDEPLSNLDAELRVQMRIEISRLHEKLGNTMIYVTHDQVEAMTMADKIVVLRDGAIEQVGTPMALYHTPANKFVAGFIGSPKMNFLPVTIKALGDKTVTLALTDSEEITLAVDTAGLQPGQPLELGIRPEHLTTGSSGDISLSFPAEVVEELGGTTYVYGTLNGQTLTAELDGDAIVHKGDVEEFSFNKSRVHLFTDDERAVTMLEMSA, from the coding sequence GTGGCTGACGTAAAGCTGGAAACGGTCGTTAAGCGCTTTGGTGCCGTCGAGACCATTCATGGCGTCGACCTTGACATCAAGAATGGCGAATTCATCGTGTTTGTCGGGCCGTCAGGTTGCGGCAAGTCGACCTTGCTGCGCCTGATCGCCGGACTTGAAGAGGTCACGGAAGGAGAAATCTTCATTGATGGCGACTGCGTGACCGATGCCAAGGCCAGTGCCCGGGGCATTGCCATGGTGTTTCAGTCCTACGCCCTCTATCCGCATATGACGGTCTATGAGAACATGAGCTTCGGACTGGAGGTTGCGGGCAAGAGCAAGGAATTTATCGAGGCGCGCGTCAATGAAGCAGCCGAGATTCTCAAGCTGAACGAACTGCTGGATCGCAAACCGCGCCAGCTTTCCGGCGGTCAGCGCCAGCGCGTTGCCATCGGCCGCACGATCGTTCGCCAGCCCAAGGTGTTCCTGTTCGACGAACCTCTTTCCAATCTGGACGCCGAATTGCGTGTGCAGATGCGCATCGAAATTTCCCGTCTGCATGAAAAGCTCGGCAATACGATGATCTATGTGACACACGATCAGGTCGAGGCGATGACCATGGCGGACAAGATCGTGGTGTTACGCGACGGGGCCATCGAACAGGTTGGTACGCCGATGGCGCTTTATCACACGCCCGCCAACAAGTTTGTTGCAGGCTTCATCGGGTCGCCCAAAATGAATTTCCTGCCCGTCACCATCAAGGCTCTGGGAGACAAGACTGTGACCCTGGCATTGACGGACAGCGAAGAGATAACGCTGGCGGTTGATACGGCCGGGTTGCAGCCGGGACAGCCGTTGGAGCTGGGCATCCGGCCGGAACACCTGACAACCGGCAGCTCTGGTGACATCTCGTTGTCTTTCCCGGCTGAAGTCGTCGAGGAACTGGGTGGCACGACCTATGTTTACGGCACCCTCAATGGACAAACCCTGACGGCTGAGCTGGATGGCGATGCCATCGTGCATAAGGGGGATGTCGAAGAATTCAGCTTCAACAAGTCCCGTGTTCATCTTTTCACCGATGATGAAAGAGCCGTCACGATGCTGGAAATGTCGGCGTAG
- the rnk gene encoding nucleoside diphosphate kinase regulator, with protein sequence MAHGKKRLAKPRITLTQTDHKRLTLLAEENADRMASVTDALFVELDRARVVPDRKIAENTVRMGSGVCFSSDLEETRQISLVFPGQADIDKGRISILTPIGAALIGLSTGQSMDWTTRDGRTQRLTVEAVDPPIETSPE encoded by the coding sequence ATGGCTCATGGCAAGAAGAGACTTGCAAAACCTCGAATTACCCTCACCCAAACCGACCACAAGCGCCTGACATTGCTGGCAGAAGAAAATGCCGACCGCATGGCGTCCGTCACGGATGCATTGTTTGTCGAGCTGGACCGCGCCCGTGTCGTTCCTGACAGGAAGATAGCCGAGAACACCGTCAGGATGGGATCCGGCGTCTGCTTTTCGAGTGATCTGGAAGAAACCCGTCAGATATCGCTGGTCTTTCCCGGACAGGCGGATATCGACAAGGGTAGAATATCCATTCTGACGCCCATCGGCGCCGCCCTGATCGGGCTTTCCACCGGTCAGTCCATGGACTGGACCACACGTGACGGTCGTACCCAGCGCCTGACCGTGGAAGCGGTTGACCCGCCAATAGAGACCTCGCCTGAATAG
- a CDS encoding Stf0 family sulfotransferase encodes MNQSRHPTKAQAAVLEDRHRTVIGPNLKSLLPEVSASTLFEHLNERKEGIDTMDQSRINSSPLLAPYAKTFTDGVTIDRDLLSGLASRSRLYLIFIQPRSGSTWLCELLKSTGTLGNPQEWFNERFITNTNVRLDGKPPKLRGTADINAYIHDIVEETGGTAGVQLSYWHALALSQLATAGLPMDKMVQFYLRRRDVISQGISLFKSANTGYWHSYQENPEVLDDVSFDKQGCIAKIAQIVNAEIKFKQMFANCKLAPIPLYYEDICAAPLASLQSIAAHIGGPVPQALPATELVQLRNDKTAHWKCELESDPQVMDLMAQRPGF; translated from the coding sequence ATGAACCAAAGCCGACACCCAACCAAGGCTCAGGCCGCAGTGCTGGAAGATCGTCACCGCACCGTGATCGGACCAAACCTGAAGTCTCTGCTACCTGAAGTCTCTGCTTCAACCCTGTTTGAACACCTGAATGAAAGAAAAGAAGGTATCGACACAATGGATCAAAGCCGGATAAACAGCTCCCCTCTCCTGGCTCCCTATGCAAAGACCTTCACAGACGGGGTCACCATAGACCGTGATCTGCTTTCTGGTCTGGCATCCCGATCCAGATTGTATCTGATCTTCATCCAGCCTCGCTCAGGATCGACCTGGCTCTGCGAACTGCTCAAATCCACTGGCACACTGGGCAATCCGCAGGAATGGTTCAATGAGCGGTTCATCACAAACACCAACGTCCGGCTGGATGGCAAACCACCCAAGCTGCGCGGAACGGCAGATATCAATGCCTATATACACGATATCGTTGAAGAAACCGGAGGAACCGCAGGGGTCCAACTCTCCTACTGGCATGCGCTGGCGCTTTCGCAGCTTGCAACCGCCGGCCTGCCAATGGACAAGATGGTGCAGTTCTATCTGAGACGGCGGGATGTCATCTCACAGGGCATTTCCCTTTTCAAAAGTGCGAATACCGGATACTGGCATTCTTATCAGGAGAACCCGGAAGTCCTCGACGACGTCTCGTTCGACAAACAGGGCTGCATTGCCAAGATTGCACAGATCGTCAATGCGGAAATCAAGTTCAAACAGATGTTTGCCAACTGCAAGCTTGCCCCGATACCACTCTATTACGAAGATATCTGCGCCGCCCCACTTGCAAGCCTGCAGTCGATTGCCGCGCACATCGGCGGCCCCGTACCACAAGCCCTGCCAGCGACAGAATTGGTGCAACTGCGAAACGACAAGACTGCGCATTGGAAATGCGAGCTGGAAAGCGATCCGCAAGTCATGGATTTAATGGCGCAAAGACCAGGCTTCTAG
- a CDS encoding calcium-binding protein produces the protein MEIIGTSADEILYGTNFSDQIYGGDGNDTLYGYDSWDMLYGGRGNDTLIGGGGDDILNGGVGDDTYSMVTPGDIIIEYDTPGTDLVIALTNFSLIEHSQYLENLTLTGLYDYTGTGNIQDNIITGNARHNTLYGLSGNDTIYGGDGNDTIYGGPGADLMYGNAGNDMFFVDDTGDRVVELSGEGTDTVYSSVAFSLYDNPWIENLYLTGSADLTVYGNDQANTIQTRAGNNVIFGFGGDDFIYGGEGNDVIRGGTGVDIMIGRGGDDIYYVDDTDDYVMEYGWIPGEHNIVFSSASFSFMQNSRYIEELILTGSDDLWGVGSVLENTITGTLGNNSLYGMDADDIIYGRDGNDTLYGGTGADTMFGNAGDDTFFVDDLGDIVREFINEGMDQVFSQVSFSLEDQSQHLENLTLLGTADINGTGNLQDNVIIGTTGSNILNGQAGRDAIYGLAGDDTINGGIGADILVGGAGVDSMDAGNDAATDTFVFTNISNSGLGVGNFDVISNFESGEDLIDLHLIDADTSTAGMQNLIYNGTSGVANGVWYQASGADLMVYADVTGDAEADFSFMVTTIGGLAEADFIL, from the coding sequence ATGGAAATCATTGGAACAAGTGCAGACGAAATTCTCTACGGGACCAATTTTTCCGATCAGATCTACGGTGGAGATGGCAACGACACGCTCTACGGCTATGATTCATGGGACATGCTTTATGGAGGTCGGGGAAATGATACGCTCATCGGCGGAGGTGGGGACGACATCCTCAATGGCGGCGTTGGTGACGATACCTACTCCATGGTCACTCCCGGTGACATAATCATCGAGTATGACACTCCAGGGACGGATCTGGTTATCGCCCTGACCAATTTTTCCCTCATAGAGCATAGTCAGTATCTGGAAAACCTGACCCTTACGGGCCTTTATGATTACACCGGCACAGGCAATATCCAGGACAACATCATTACAGGCAACGCGCGCCACAACACCCTCTATGGCCTCAGCGGCAATGACACGATCTACGGTGGGGACGGCAACGACACCATTTATGGTGGCCCCGGTGCGGATCTTATGTATGGCAATGCTGGCAACGACATGTTTTTTGTCGATGACACCGGAGATCGGGTCGTGGAGCTGTCCGGTGAAGGCACAGATACCGTTTACAGTTCCGTCGCCTTCTCGCTATACGACAATCCCTGGATCGAAAATCTGTATCTGACCGGAAGCGCAGATCTAACCGTTTATGGCAACGACCAGGCGAACACCATCCAGACACGTGCGGGCAACAATGTCATCTTTGGTTTTGGTGGTGACGACTTTATTTACGGCGGCGAAGGAAATGATGTGATCCGTGGCGGAACCGGAGTGGACATCATGATCGGCAGAGGTGGAGATGACATCTACTATGTTGATGACACCGACGACTATGTGATGGAATATGGTTGGATCCCCGGAGAACACAATATCGTCTTCAGCTCCGCATCCTTCTCTTTCATGCAAAACAGCCGCTATATCGAGGAACTCATACTGACCGGTAGCGATGATCTGTGGGGCGTGGGCAGCGTTCTGGAAAACACCATCACTGGCACACTGGGCAACAACAGCCTCTATGGCATGGACGCTGACGATATAATCTATGGTCGCGATGGCAACGATACGCTTTACGGCGGCACCGGAGCCGACACCATGTTCGGCAATGCCGGAGACGACACCTTCTTTGTCGATGACCTTGGCGATATCGTCAGAGAGTTCATCAACGAAGGCATGGATCAGGTGTTCAGCCAAGTGTCCTTTTCGCTTGAGGACCAGAGCCAGCATCTTGAAAACCTGACCCTTCTTGGCACTGCAGACATCAATGGCACGGGCAATCTGCAGGACAATGTCATCATCGGGACCACCGGTAGCAACATTCTCAATGGTCAGGCCGGACGTGACGCCATATACGGCCTCGCAGGCGATGATACGATCAACGGCGGCATTGGGGCCGATATTCTGGTTGGGGGTGCAGGGGTTGACAGCATGGATGCTGGCAACGATGCCGCAACCGACACCTTTGTCTTCACGAACATAAGCAACAGCGGCCTCGGGGTCGGCAACTTCGATGTAATCAGCAATTTTGAGAGCGGCGAGGATCTGATCGATCTGCATCTCATTGATGCCGATACCAGCACCGCAGGCATGCAAAACCTGATCTACAACGGCACTTCGGGCGTGGCTAACGGCGTCTGGTATCAAGCATCCGGTGCAGATCTGATGGTCTATGCGGATGTGACCGGCGATGCAGAAGCGGATTTTTCCTTCATGGTGACGACAATCGGCGGTCTCGCCGAAGCCGATTTCATACTCTGA